In Streptomyces sp. ML-6, the genomic stretch TCTACGCCCGCGGCCAGACCGGACAGCAGCTGCTCCTCGGCGCCTACCAGGCGCTGTCGAGGCAGATCGCCGCCGGCAACGTCGAACTGCACGCCCGCACCGAGATGCTCGACCTGGTCGTCGTCGACGGAAAGGCCCGCGGCATCGTCGCCCGCGACCTGGTCACCGGGAAGATCGACACCTACTTCGCCGACGCGGTCGTCCTGGCCAGCGGCGGCTACGGCAACGTCTTCTACCTGTCGACGAACGCCATGAACTCCAACGCCACCGCCGTCTGGCGGGCCCACCGCAGGGGCGCCTGGTTCGCCAACCCCTGTTTCACCCAGATCCACCCCACCTGCATCCCGCGCACCGGCGACCACCAGTCCAAGCTGACGCTGATGAGCGAGTCGCTGCGCAACGACGGCCGGATCTGGGTTCCCAAGGCCAAGGGCGACACCCGCCCCGCCAACGAGATCCCCGAGGACGAGCGCGACTACTACCTGGAGCGCATCTACCCCTCCTTCGGCAACCTCGTGCCCCGGGACATCGCTTCCCGCGCCGCGAAGAACGTCTGCGACGAGGGCCGCGGCGTCGGCCCCGGCGGCCAGGGCGTCTACCTGGACTTCGCCGAGGCCATCGCACGCATGGGCCGGGACAAGGTCGAGGAGAAGTACGGCAACCTCTTCGACATGTACGAGCGGATCACCGCGGAGAACCCGTACGAGACCCCGATGCGGATCTACCCCGCCGTGCACTACACGATGGGCGGGCTCTGGGTCGACTACGACCTCCAGACCACCATCCCCGGCCTCTTCGCGATCGGCGAGGCCAACTTCTCCGACCACGGCGCCAACCGCCTCGGCGCCTCCGCGCTGATGCAGGGCCTCGCCGACGGCTACTTCGTCCTGCCGTCGACCATCAACGACTACCTGGCCCGCAATCCGCACCGCGACGAGGTCGACGCCTCCCACCCGGCCGTGCAGGAGGCCGTAGCCGACACCGAGGACCGGCTCAACCTGCTGCTCTCCATCGACGGCGACCGCACCCCCGACTCCTTTCACCGCGAGATCGGCGAACTCATGTGGGAGTACTGCGGAATGGCCCGCACCGAGGAGGGACTGCGCACCGCGCTGGAGCGCATCCCGAAGATCCGCGAGGAGTTCTGGCGCCGCATCAAGGTCCCCGGCACCGGCGAGGAGTTCAACCAGTCCCTGGAGAAGGCCAACCGCATCGTCGACTACCTGGAACTGGCCGAGCTCATGTGCCTCGACGCACTGCACCGCGCCGAGTCCTGCGGCGGCCACTTCCGCGAGGAGTCGCAGACCCCGGACGGCGAGGCCGCCCGCCGGGACGAGGAGTTCTCCTACGCCGCCGCCTGGGAGTTCTCCGGCACCGGCGAGGCCCCCGTCCTGCACAAGGAAGACCTCGTCTTCGAGTACGTCCACCCCACCCAGCGGAGCTACGCATGAAGCTCACCCTGCGCGTCTGGCGCCAGAAGAACGCCGACGCCCCCGGCGCCATGTCCACTTACGAGGTGGACGGCATCTCGCAGGACATGTCGTTCCTGGAAATGCTCGACACCCTCAACGAGGAACTCATCCTCGCCGGCGACGACCCGGTCGCCTTCGACCACGACTGCCGCGAGGGCATCTGCGGAGCCTGCAGCCTCGTCATCAACGGCGACGCCCACGGACCCGAGCGCACCACCACCTGCCAGCTCCACATGCGTTCCTTCGAGGACGGCGACACGATCGACATCGAACCGTGGCGCGCCTCCGCCTTCCCGGTCGTCAAGGACCTGGTCGTGGACCGCTCGGCCTTCGACCGGATCATCCAGGCGGGCGGCTACATCTCCGCCCCGACCGGCACCGCCCCCGAGGCCCACGCCACACCGGTGCCCAAGCCGGACGCCGACTTCGCCTTCGAGCACGCCGAGTGCATCGGCTGCGGAGCCTGCGTCGCCGCCTGCC encodes the following:
- a CDS encoding succinate dehydrogenase/fumarate reductase iron-sulfur subunit, encoding MKLTLRVWRQKNADAPGAMSTYEVDGISQDMSFLEMLDTLNEELILAGDDPVAFDHDCREGICGACSLVINGDAHGPERTTTCQLHMRSFEDGDTIDIEPWRASAFPVVKDLVVDRSAFDRIIQAGGYISAPTGTAPEAHATPVPKPDADFAFEHAECIGCGACVAACPNGSAMLFTSAKINHLNVLPQGAPERETRVLDMVGQMDSEGFGGCTLTGECATACPKGIPLPSISAMNKEWLRATRKVRR
- a CDS encoding fumarate reductase/succinate dehydrogenase flavoprotein subunit, whose amino-acid sequence is MTDYTHYETGAPLVDTKAPAGPVAERWDTRRFQAKLVNPANRRKHTVIVVGTGLAGGSAGATLAEQGYHVVQFCFQDSPRRAHSVAAQGGINAAKNYRNDGDSIHRLFYDTVKGGDFRARESNVHRLAQISVEIIDQCVAQGVPFAREYGGLLDNRSFGGVQVSRTFYARGQTGQQLLLGAYQALSRQIAAGNVELHARTEMLDLVVVDGKARGIVARDLVTGKIDTYFADAVVLASGGYGNVFYLSTNAMNSNATAVWRAHRRGAWFANPCFTQIHPTCIPRTGDHQSKLTLMSESLRNDGRIWVPKAKGDTRPANEIPEDERDYYLERIYPSFGNLVPRDIASRAAKNVCDEGRGVGPGGQGVYLDFAEAIARMGRDKVEEKYGNLFDMYERITAENPYETPMRIYPAVHYTMGGLWVDYDLQTTIPGLFAIGEANFSDHGANRLGASALMQGLADGYFVLPSTINDYLARNPHRDEVDASHPAVQEAVADTEDRLNLLLSIDGDRTPDSFHREIGELMWEYCGMARTEEGLRTALERIPKIREEFWRRIKVPGTGEEFNQSLEKANRIVDYLELAELMCLDALHRAESCGGHFREESQTPDGEAARRDEEFSYAAAWEFSGTGEAPVLHKEDLVFEYVHPTQRSYA